CGCTCGGCCAGCGTCATCAGGTAGTCACGGGCGGAGATGTTGCGCCCGAGCTGGATGCGAGGACGCACGTGCGGGTCGACCGGCAGGCTCGTGTCGTCGACCAGGTGGCCGACGAAGCGATAGCCTTCGGCGCCGATGATGCGCCCGGTGGCCGCCGCGTAATCGCTGAACCGATGGGGGAGCGGCGGGCGCACGATGCGCGCGCCGAGCCTGGCCAGCGTCTCGACCGAGGCGTCGTAGGCGGCCAGCACCTCGTCGGCCACGCCGGCGCGCTCGGCATCCGGCATGGCGGCCAGCCGAAGCCCGGCGACGCCGCGGCGCAGGGTCGGCAATGGATCGGCAGGCGTCCAGACCAGCGTCTGGGGATCGCGCGGATCGGGCCCGTTCAGCACGCGAAAGATCAGGGCGGCGTCCTCGACCGACCGGGCGAGCGGGCCGGGCGTGTCGAGCGTCGTGCTGAGCGGCAGGACGCCGTACGTGCTGATGCGGCCCGCCGTCACCTTCAGGCCGACCACGCCGCACCACGAGGCGGGCAGCCGGACCGAGCCACCCGTGTCCGTGCCGATAGCCACCGGGGCCAGGCCCGCGGCCACGGCCACACCCGAGCCGCTGGACGAGCCACCGGGCGTGCGGTGCACGGCCGGATCCCAGGGGTTCCACGGCGTGCCCATGTGCGTGTTGGTCCCGAAGCTGCCCATCGCGAACTCGACCGTGTGCGTCTTGCCGATCACGATCATGCCGGCGGCGATGAGGCGCTCGGCCAGCGTGGCCGTCACGGGCGAGACGCGATCTTGCCAGACCTTGGAGCCGCCGGTGGTCACGCGCCCCTGCAGATCCACCAGATCTTTGAGTCCGATGGGCACGCCGTGCAGCGGGCCGACGCGATGCCCGGCACGGATGGCCTTGTCGGCCGCCTCGGCGGCCAGCCGCGCGTCGGCTTCGTAGACGGCGATGTAGGCGTGGAGCGCCGGATTGCGCTTGTGGATGCGGTCGAGCAGCGCCGTCACGGCGTCGACGGGAGACAGTGTGCGTTCAGCAAAAGCACGGGACAGCTCGGCGACGGTGGCCCAGATGGGATCGATCCGGCTCATGCGAAGCCCTCCTCTCGGGACGTTAGCCCGCCGCCGTCGGCCGGGCGGTGGCGAGCAGCAGCCCCGCCCGGCGGATGCGCTCGACGTCGAAGGGCGGCGGGACGAGCAGGATCAGCCGATCGACGCCGACGCGCTCGAGCAGGTGCCGGGCGCGCGTGTCGGCCTGGAGCCAGCGCTCCTCCAGTCCTGCGAAGACGGTGATGAGAAACGTCGAGGCGTCACGCCCCGCTGCGGCATGGGCATCCCGCGCGCGGCGGACGAGATCGCCGAGCTGGGGGTGGAGCGCCTGCGTGTTGAATCCATCGGCATGGGCGCCGGCGATGGTCGCCATCCTCGGCCCGAAGCCACCCACGATGATGGGCGGTGCCGGATCGGGCCGCAGAAACCCGTGCTCCCCGGACCAGAGCCGCCGCATGAGGCCGATGGCCTCGACCACGCGTCGCGCGCGGACGTCGTCGCGGTCGACGGTCGTCCCCAGGACTTCCTGTTCCACGGCGTAGGGCGTGTGGCGGCTTCCCCCGGCGCCCAGCCCCAGGAGCAGACGGCCGCGCGACACCGCCTGCAGCGTCGCCGCCATGTTCGCCAGCACGCCCGGGTGGCGGTTCGCCACGTTGAGCACGAGCGGGCCCAGCGCAATCCGCTGGGTGACTTCGGCGAGCGCGGAGAGGACCGTCCACGCCTCGGGCACGCCCGGACCTCCGTCGCCGTCGGGATCGCGGAGATGATCCCACGTCCACAGGCCGTCGAAGCCGGCCGCTTCGGCGGCGCAAGCGGCGGCGCGCATGTCGGCGTAGCGGGCGCTCATCGGGATGAGCAGCACGTCCGTCTTCATGATCGGCGCCTACTCCGGGAGGCGGGGCAGCACTTCCTTGGCGAAGAGCTTCAGGCCTTTTTCCGCCTCCGCGTGGGTCATGAAGCCCGACCGGCTGGCCATTATCAGGTGCTCGAAACGGCCCACCTTCTCCTGAAACTCCATGATCTGCCGGTACACGGTGTCGGGATTGCCGGCGAACATCAGCCCGCGCGCGATGGCCTGCTCGGCGTCGATGCCGACGAGGGCGGCGGCGTTGCGGCTGGCCGGGGCGACGCGGGCCGGCCCCGCGCCGGGCACCGGCTTCGTGCGGTAGAGCGGAGGCGCCAGCTCCGGTGGCGTCTGCCCGGGCAGGAACTTGGAATACTGCGGCGCCGACTTGAGGCTGGTGTTGAGGAACCAGAGGAGCTTGCTGCCGACGCGGATGCCCTCCTCGTCGGTGTCGCCGGTGTAGACGAAGGCCGTGTAGCCGAACCGGTCAGGCCTCGGCGCGGGCAGGCCGGCGGCGGCCCGGGCCTGCCGATAGGCGGCCCACGCGCGCTGCGTGCCCTCCACGCCACGGAAGACGAGCACGTTGATCATCCCGCGGCGGCCCAGCTCGGCCGATGTGTCCGGATCGCCCGTCGCCGCCCACAGCGGCGGGTGGGGCTGCTGCCAGGGCCGCGGCCAGATGTTCACGTGCCGATGGGTGAAGTGCTTGCCCTCCCAGCTGAACGGCCCGTCCTGGTGGGTCAGGGCCTTGAGGATCAGGTCGATCGCCTCCCAGAAGCGCTCCACGATCCCCACGGGATTCGCGTTGCCCGACGCCATCTCGGTGCCGCCGGACTTGACGAAGCCGATGTCCAGGCGCCCGCGCGAGATCACGTCGGCGGTGGCGTATTCCTCGGCCACGCGTACCGGGTCTTCCCGAACGGTGATGAGGGTGCCCAGGCTCAGGATCCGCACGCGGCTCGTCTGCCGGGCGAGGATGCCCAGGATCAGCGGGCTCGCTCCGTAGAGGCAATTGATCCCGGCGTGGTGCTCGTTGGAGACGACGTTGATCCCGATGTCGTCGCACAGCAGACACTCGTCCAGCGCCTCCTGAAACAAGTCGGCCGCGACCCGGGGATCGCAGTACAGGTTGGGCAGGCTGGCCCGCACGGAATCCACGCTGTCCAGCACATGCTGCGGGACGAAGGGATAGGGATTCTCGTTCAGGTACCAGGCCTGCATCCCTCACTCCCTCAGGAAGGCGACGACGCGCTCGACGAACCGCTCGGATTGCTCGATCTCGGGATGGTGGCCCGCGTCCTCGATGACTTCGAGCCGCGCGCCCGGGATCGCGTCGGCGTACGCGTGGCCGTAGGCCGGCGTCACCACGCGATCACTGGCGCCCCAGAGCACCAGCGTGGGCGCCGAGATCCGGGACAGCCAGCGCCGGAGCTGGGGATTGTAGAGGCACGGATGCCAGGCGTAGAGGCACAGGGCTTCCCGGTTGCGGTGGTACGTGATCACTTCGTCGTCGGACATCGCATCGAAGTCGGGCGCCCACTTGCCGGCATCGTGCCAGCTCCGCCGCTGCACTTCGGCCGGCGACGTGTTGAAGACGTCGAGGATGTCGCGGGTCTCGCGGTCGCTGATCTTGATGCCGATAGGGTCGACCAGGACGAGCCGGTCCAGCCGATGACGACATGTCGCCGCGATCTCCGCCGCGAGCCATCCCCCGAACGACAATCCCACCAGCGTCACCGGCCGGGGGCCGAGCTGCTCCAGCACCGCGAGATAGAGGTGGACCAGGTCATAGATCGTGGTGAAGTCGTCGGGCCGGGCCGACTGACCGAATCCCGGGTGCGAGGGCGCGATGACCTCGGCGTGCTGGCCCAGCAAGTCAAGAAACGGCGCGCGACGAGAGACCGTCTGCAAGCCGTGCAGCAGCAGGAGAGGACGGCCGGCGCCGCGGCGCACGACCTCGAGCTCGAGGTCGTGCACCGCGAGCCGGTCGGCGCCCGGCGCCCGCTTCGCCGTCGTCATGGCAGCCGAGTATATACCGCGCCGCGGTCAGCCACTCGGCGGCCTGCCCCTCGGCCCCGGAGATCAGCCGGTGACCCAGCCGTACCAGCGGTGGCTGGGCGTGGCCCCCTCGTCGAGATAGGCCATCTTCATCCGGCTCAGGTAGTCCTTGGGAATCTCGTTGCGCTTGGCGTTCACGTCCACACCGAAGACGCGCGCGGCGTTCAGCCCGAAGATCTGCTCCTTCACGGCGCGGCTGAGCGGTGTGTACTGGTGCCGGGTGATCAGCGCCTCGGGGATCTCGAAGCGGCGGAACGCTTCGATCTGCCACTGAGGCGTCCCATACCAGATCGAGTCGGTGCCCCACAGCACGTGATCGGCGCCGAAGGCGTCGATGATCTGGCCGAGCAGGTGGGCGCAGGCGGTGGGGTTGGTGGTGACGAGCTGGCCGAAGGTGGAGCCGAGCTCCATGTAGATGTTCTTCAGGGCCGGCTCCTTCTTCTTCATCTGGCAGAACTCGGTGGTCCAGGGGATCTCGCCCGTCGGCTTGGGCGCGGTCACGTTGAGCAAGCCCGCGTGGTAGACGAGGAAGTCGATGTCCGGGAAGTCCCTGGCGGCCTTGATGAGGTCGCGCGGGTGGTTGTAGTCGGCCACCGGCCCCAGGGGCAGGCCCTTGTGGGCGCAGAAGCGCTTGACCCCGAGCTTGCGGGCCCGCTCGAGCATCGGGTAGCCGATCTTTTCGTCGTCGACGAACCAGCCGTGGTTGAACCCCTTGGGCGGCGCCCCCGTATAGGCCTTCCAGGCGTCGACCTTGAGCGTGGCCGCCTGCATGTCCATGAAGTCGAGATCGGCCTGGCCGAGCTGCGGCGTCACCAGCCCGTGAGCGAGCATCCGGCGTGACTGCGTGATGCGGTTGATCTCGTCACGGATGTGCGTCATCTCCTTGGGCGGCACCACCGCTTCTTGCGGATGGGGTCCGGGCGGTGTGGAGATGAGCCCGATCGATGTCTCGCTGTCGAAGAACACCTCCTTGACGAAGTTCTGCCACGAGAGATCGGTCAGCGTGCCCTTATCGGATTCCAGCTTGGGGTTCAGCCGGCGGGCCCGCCGCCGCAGGGCGAGCAGGTTGCCCTTGCTGACCGCGCCCTTGCGTGAGGCTTCCTCGTCTTGGGGATCGTACTTGTCACCGACGTAGTGGACCTGCACGTCGAAGATGAAGTACGGCGCGCCGGCGCGCTCTTGGAACGCGGCCGCCTCGGCGGCTTCGACGGGAAGCACGTCGAAGAACCGGCCGAAGACCGCGTTCATGGCCAGGAGCGACGTCGCCATCCCGCCGCTCGTTCTCAGGAAATCCCGGCGGCTGAGGCCGAGCCGCGGGGCCAGCCGCTCCGCCTCGGCCAGGATGCGGTCCTCGACCTCACGCTGCGCCGCCGTCTGCGGCAGCGGCGGGAACTCCTCGTTCGAGACGAGCCGAGTGGGGAGCGGCGTCTCGCTGATCATTCCTTGTCGCATATGTCCTCCCTCAGGCCGTGCCGTTCAGGCCTCGCGGTAGAACACCAGTAACAGGCCGAAGACGACCAGGGCCGGAGCCCAGAGACGTCCAGACCAGGAAGTGTGCGCCGGCGCCAGCCGCAATTCCAGCCAGCGGGCCCAGCCGGCCAGCAGGGCGGTGAGCCCGAGCGGCAGATGCGTGAGCTCCATGAAGAAGCCGGTCTTGGGGTTGTTCACCTGGTGGACGTGGGCCAGCAGCAGCACGCCCCCGCAGATGCAGGCGAGCGGAAACACGAAGCGCCACGGCGACCTGGGATGGCGCCCGCTGCGCACCCGCCACTCGGCCACGGCGAACGCCCCCGTCACGACCAGCAGCAGTCGGTGCTGCAAGACTTCCGGATCGAGCAGCTGCTCCCAGAACCCCACCGTTCCCGTCTGCCATCCTTCGGGATCCATGCTCCAGGTAATGAAGCCGGTGAGCGGGATGAGCAGCAGCGGCCAATGCCGCGCCCACGGCGCCCGGCCCGTCCGCTCCAGCGTGGCCAGCAGGCCCATGGCGAGCACGAACACGCCGGCGACGTGGTGGCCGAACTCCGACCACTGCGTGTTCACGGGCTGGCGGGGTGCCTTGGGGTCGGCGAGGTCCGACGCGGCGGCCAGCTCGGCGGCGCTCGGCGTCTGCAAGCGCGGCCACTGTGGCGTGAAGATGCGGCGAACCTCCTCCGGGGTGGCGCGGTCGGTGGTCACGTCGCTCGCCGGCGGGGCCGAGCCCAGCGAGGCGGCCAGCGCGATCGCCACCAGGGCGAGCCCGGCTTCGACCTCCAGACGCCGGCGCAGGACCAGCGCGGGCGCGATCGACGCCGGCGGCTGCGCCCGCCACGGGGGCAGGCGAAGGCGCCCGTGCACGGCGTGGTGATTCAGCGCGCCCATCGTCAGGAGCGCCGCGAAGATGACGAGCTTCGTCAGCACCATGGCGCCGTACGACGTACCGATGGCGGCCTCGGCCGTCCCGACGTAAACGAGCGCCAGCGTCATGCCCGTCAGCGCGAGCCCGGCCACCGCGGCCGCGGCCAGCGTGGAGAACCGGTGCAGCCACCGCTCCGGGTGGTGGGTCGGGCTGCAGACGCCGAGCACGGCCGCGCACATGACGCCGCCCAGCCAGGCGCCGGCCGCCACGTGATGCAGGCCGGTCAGGCTCCAGAGCCACACGCGGCCGTCGACGCGGCCGGTGGCGTGGCTGGCCAAAGCTCCCGTCAGGGCGAGCAGCAGCGTCGTCACCAGCAGCAGCACACTGCGCCCACCGGAGTCGGGAGCGCGACGCAGCGCCAGCGCGCCCACGACGGCCAGGCAGGCCAGGCCGACGCGGATCAGCGCGGCGATGCCCACCGTCGAGCCGAGCAGCGCCCCGATGGGCCAGCCAGCCTCGTCGGCCAGACCGGCCGCCATCGTGACGAGCACCGCGGTCTGGCTGACCGCGGCGAGCGCGGCGCCGGCGGCCGCGAGCACGAGCGTCCGGGCGACCGCGGGGGCTGACGCGGGCTCACGGCCCCTGCGAAGCACG
The window above is part of the Candidatus Methylomirabilota bacterium genome. Proteins encoded here:
- a CDS encoding amidase; translated protein: MSRIDPIWATVAELSRAFAERTLSPVDAVTALLDRIHKRNPALHAYIAVYEADARLAAEAADKAIRAGHRVGPLHGVPIGLKDLVDLQGRVTTGGSKVWQDRVSPVTATLAERLIAAGMIVIGKTHTVEFAMGSFGTNTHMGTPWNPWDPAVHRTPGGSSSGSGVAVAAGLAPVAIGTDTGGSVRLPASWCGVVGLKVTAGRISTYGVLPLSTTLDTPGPLARSVEDAALIFRVLNGPDPRDPQTLVWTPADPLPTLRRGVAGLRLAAMPDAERAGVADEVLAAYDASVETLARLGARIVRPPLPHRFSDYAAATGRIIGAEGYRFVGHLVDDTSLPVDPHVRPRIQLGRNISARDYLMTLAERDERRREFAAAMADADALLTPTTQTAAVPIAEVDQSGTAAHFTRAGNYLGLCALAVPNGFTATGLPTSLQILGHPGDEATVLRVGWAHEQATDWKARRPPEA
- a CDS encoding LLM class flavin-dependent oxidoreductase is translated as MKTDVLLIPMSARYADMRAAACAAEAAGFDGLWTWDHLRDPDGDGGPGVPEAWTVLSALAEVTQRIALGPLVLNVANRHPGVLANMAATLQAVSRGRLLLGLGAGGSRHTPYAVEQEVLGTTVDRDDVRARRVVEAIGLMRRLWSGEHGFLRPDPAPPIIVGGFGPRMATIAGAHADGFNTQALHPQLGDLVRRARDAHAAAGRDASTFLITVFAGLEERWLQADTRARHLLERVGVDRLILLVPPPFDVERIRRAGLLLATARPTAAG
- a CDS encoding LLM class flavin-dependent oxidoreductase translates to MQAWYLNENPYPFVPQHVLDSVDSVRASLPNLYCDPRVAADLFQEALDECLLCDDIGINVVSNEHHAGINCLYGASPLILGILARQTSRVRILSLGTLITVREDPVRVAEEYATADVISRGRLDIGFVKSGGTEMASGNANPVGIVERFWEAIDLILKALTHQDGPFSWEGKHFTHRHVNIWPRPWQQPHPPLWAATGDPDTSAELGRRGMINVLVFRGVEGTQRAWAAYRQARAAAGLPAPRPDRFGYTAFVYTGDTDEEGIRVGSKLLWFLNTSLKSAPQYSKFLPGQTPPELAPPLYRTKPVPGAGPARVAPASRNAAALVGIDAEQAIARGLMFAGNPDTVYRQIMEFQEKVGRFEHLIMASRSGFMTHAEAEKGLKLFAKEVLPRLPE
- a CDS encoding alpha/beta hydrolase, with protein sequence MTTAKRAPGADRLAVHDLELEVVRRGAGRPLLLLHGLQTVSRRAPFLDLLGQHAEVIAPSHPGFGQSARPDDFTTIYDLVHLYLAVLEQLGPRPVTLVGLSFGGWLAAEIAATCRHRLDRLVLVDPIGIKISDRETRDILDVFNTSPAEVQRRSWHDAGKWAPDFDAMSDDEVITYHRNREALCLYAWHPCLYNPQLRRWLSRISAPTLVLWGASDRVVTPAYGHAYADAIPGARLEVIEDAGHHPEIEQSERFVERVVAFLRE
- a CDS encoding amidohydrolase family protein produces the protein MISETPLPTRLVSNEEFPPLPQTAAQREVEDRILAEAERLAPRLGLSRRDFLRTSGGMATSLLAMNAVFGRFFDVLPVEAAEAAAFQERAGAPYFIFDVQVHYVGDKYDPQDEEASRKGAVSKGNLLALRRRARRLNPKLESDKGTLTDLSWQNFVKEVFFDSETSIGLISTPPGPHPQEAVVPPKEMTHIRDEINRITQSRRMLAHGLVTPQLGQADLDFMDMQAATLKVDAWKAYTGAPPKGFNHGWFVDDEKIGYPMLERARKLGVKRFCAHKGLPLGPVADYNHPRDLIKAARDFPDIDFLVYHAGLLNVTAPKPTGEIPWTTEFCQMKKKEPALKNIYMELGSTFGQLVTTNPTACAHLLGQIIDAFGADHVLWGTDSIWYGTPQWQIEAFRRFEIPEALITRHQYTPLSRAVKEQIFGLNAARVFGVDVNAKRNEIPKDYLSRMKMAYLDEGATPSHRWYGWVTG
- a CDS encoding CopD family protein, with product MIAFLLVWLRAAGLVGQALALGAVVFALVVLRRGREPASAPAVARTLVLAAAGAALAAVSQTAVLVTMAAGLADEAGWPIGALLGSTVGIAALIRVGLACLAVVGALALRRAPDSGGRSVLLLVTTLLLALTGALASHATGRVDGRVWLWSLTGLHHVAAGAWLGGVMCAAVLGVCSPTHHPERWLHRFSTLAAAAVAGLALTGMTLALVYVGTAEAAIGTSYGAMVLTKLVIFAALLTMGALNHHAVHGRLRLPPWRAQPPASIAPALVLRRRLEVEAGLALVAIALAASLGSAPPASDVTTDRATPEEVRRIFTPQWPRLQTPSAAELAAASDLADPKAPRQPVNTQWSEFGHHVAGVFVLAMGLLATLERTGRAPWARHWPLLLIPLTGFITWSMDPEGWQTGTVGFWEQLLDPEVLQHRLLLVVTGAFAVAEWRVRSGRHPRSPWRFVFPLACICGGVLLLAHVHQVNNPKTGFFMELTHLPLGLTALLAGWARWLELRLAPAHTSWSGRLWAPALVVFGLLLVFYREA